In Crassostrea angulata isolate pt1a10 chromosome 4, ASM2561291v2, whole genome shotgun sequence, one genomic interval encodes:
- the LOC128180307 gene encoding uncharacterized protein LOC128180307: protein MENSNSYFKTILRGPTLTRSMDLLGRKRSMGNSSRKSISGLVPAPPDEPRPEDPPKGPTSRSSCPQFVPYSDDDDDGQDEDEEEEFFDASDSLPPSTQPAVPAPAMIDASIVARLVKEVEELLNHVTNENFEAAVDTARVLQQANLGNLTRRLSVEGASGSQSSGTNITRQSQPADKLPKIGEHTLTEHRYNPTYSNPTAEVRKSANSAKGSELKKSNSAKQMYIATMGDSPENSSGFVKSEERPFRLPPIRDGGSQIPGNSGILCSGQLVGNDLDDGDGSLAWEVDVSDMLPHGRSGRKPVLTSQLQPKETDESYENFVPPKVMATSAEISSRKVLDQKRWNCISRPQYSKSCGLTSLVSCWNFLFSTLGNGNLNPITQEEALTILGFKPPFGEIRFGPFTGNATLLRWFKMLNDHFKVRGRAYFLYKTQGKNKTYGTSPEEALVSLKRGLQDTTTAFIYHCQNHYFCPMGFEDTPIKCTEAYAGVLPQEDLNTWILIGDPASGHPAIHCKRWMDIVTDIGCVNPDFLDIRRLEKGMQRRKAKKAGGNLHCIMAFSKCKFQTIKTYRTQIPVFGGKAGGKDSRFKMTNGNDESLTVSQKEGSGEPGVQTVEPVQTSEQEVQGNPGVNLDGRQENGRQVVGKEEDFEDDEEVEDLDTENESSENNS, encoded by the exons ATGGAAAATTCCAATAGCTATTTTAAGACAATTCTACGAGGACCGACCTTGACCCGAAGCATGGACCTGCTGGGTCGCAAA CGATCAATGGGGAACTCCAGTAGAAAGTCGATCTCTGGACTGGTCCCCGCCCCGCCCGATGAGCCCCGCCCAGAAGACCCCCCTAAGGGCCCCACCAGCCGCAGCAGTTGCCCCCAGTTTGTGCCCTACTCTGACGACGATGATGACGGTCAGGACGAGGATGAGGAGGAGGAGTTTTTCGACGCCAGCGACAGTCTCCCCCCTTCTACTCAG CCTGCTGTGCCAGCTCCAGCCATGATTGATGCTAGCATTGTTGCCAGGCTTGTGAAGGAGGTGGAGGAGCTGCTTAACCATGTGACCAATGAGAACTTTGAGGCTGCAGTGGACACTGCTAGAGTACTACAACAGGCCAATCTAG GGAACCTGACAAGAAGACTCTcagtagaaggagcctcaggaAGTCAGTCATCCGGAACTAACATCACAAGGCAATCCCAACCAGCAGACAAACTGCCAAAGATAGGAGAGCACACACTTACCGAACACCGCTATAATCCGACGTACAGCAATCCAACAGCCGAGGTCCGAAAATCTGCCAACTCAGCAAAGGGCTCGGAGCTCAAGAAATCCAACAGTGCCAAGCAGATGTACATTGCAACAATGGGAGATTCCCCGGAAAACTCATCCGGATTTGTGAAATCTGAGGAGAGGCCGTTTCGCTTGCCACCAATCCGAGACGGAGGTTCACAGATTCCTGGTAACTCTGGTATTTTATGTTCGGGTCAGTTGGTCGGGAATGACCTGGATGATGGGGATGGTAGTCTTGCATGGGAGGTGGATGTTTCAGATATGCTTCCTCACGGAAGAAGCggaagaaaacccg TTCTCACTAGTCAACTCCAACCCAAGGAAACGGATGAATCCTATGAGAATTTTGTTCCTCCCAAAGTGATGGCCACTTCAGCCGAGATTTCCTCCCGAAAAGTACTGGACCAAAAGCGATG GAACTGTATCAGTCGACCACAGTACAGCAAGTCGTGCGGATTGACCTCCCTTGTGTCCTGCTGGAACTTTCTCTTCAGTACTTTGGGCAATGGAAA TCTAAATCCTATCACACAAGAAGAGGCTTTGACAATTCTGGGATTTAAGCCTCCATTTGGAGAGATTCGCTTTGGACCATTTACTGGAAATGCCACACTTTTGag atGGTTCAAAATGCTGAACGACCACTTCAAGGTCAGGGGACGGGCCTACTTCTTGTACAAGACCCAGGGTAAGAACAAGACATACGGGACGTCCCCCGAGGAGGCCCTGGTCAGCCTGAAGCGCGGCCTCCAGGACACCACAACTGCCTTCATCTACCACTGCCAGAACCACTACTTCTGTCCAATGGGGTTCGAGGACACTCCTATCAAGTGCACAGAGGCCTACGC GGGTGTACTACCTCAGGAGGATCTAAATACTTGGATCCTGATTGGAGACCCGGCCAGTGGTCACCCAGCCATACACTGTAAAAG ATGGATGGATATAGTAACAGATATTGGGTGTGTCAACCCCGATTTCCTGGACATTCGCAGACTGGAAAAAGGCATGCAGCGGCGGAAAGCCAAGAAAGCAGGCGGAAACTTGCACTGCATCATGGCTTTTTCCAAGTGTAAATTCCAAACCATAAAGACTTATCGTACTCAAATTCCGGTGTTCGGTGGAAAGGCTGGAGGAAAAGATTCTcgttttaaaatgacaaatggaAATGATGAAAGTTTAACTGTTTCCCAGAAGGAAGGAAGTGGTGAGCCGGGTGTTCAGACGGTAGAACCTGTTCAGACATCTGAACAAGAGGTTCAAGGAAATCCTGGGGTTAATTTGGATGGAAGACAGGAGAATGGGAGGCAGGTTGTTGGTAAGGAGGAGGACTTCGAAGATGATGAGGAAGTGGAAGATCTGGACACAGAAAATGAATCTTCAGAAAATAACTCTTAG